A part of Planctomycetota bacterium genomic DNA contains:
- the rho gene encoding transcription termination factor Rho — protein sequence MSDSGSSTLQGVLHVPNDRADGSLREPDALLRTLRLPGTGKSPVVPRRLIDEHRLRPGNLLTLSLRQNGKVKDVELVEDMKPDLWQQITPIYETVALDPGPQIRLEHDPKEVTSRIIDLIAPIGLGQRGLIVAPPRTGKTVLMQNLAKGIHANNPQADLYLLLVDERPEEVTDMRRNVPGTVIASSNDNDTRQHIDLCSLASDRFKRLAETGRDVIVLMDSLTRLGRAFNRGTNSGKLMSGGIDARALEIPKKIFGAARKIEGGGSLTIIATALVQTNSRMDDVIFEEFKGTGNMEITLDRKAANDRVFPAIWLANSATRKEENLIAPHHMPAIINIRKHLAAMPPIPALKTLIQAVGQHPTNESFLKAMTPAAAQERVKRRAVGR from the coding sequence ATGAGCGATTCGGGTTCTTCGACCCTCCAGGGCGTCCTGCACGTCCCCAACGACCGCGCCGATGGTTCGCTACGCGAGCCCGACGCACTGCTGCGCACCCTTCGACTGCCCGGCACCGGCAAGTCGCCCGTCGTCCCCCGGCGGCTCATCGATGAGCATCGCCTCCGTCCCGGTAATCTGCTGACACTCTCGCTGCGGCAGAACGGCAAGGTCAAAGACGTCGAACTCGTCGAGGACATGAAGCCCGATCTGTGGCAGCAGATCACGCCCATCTACGAAACCGTCGCCCTCGACCCCGGCCCGCAGATCAGGCTCGAGCACGACCCCAAGGAAGTCACCAGCCGAATCATCGACCTCATCGCCCCCATCGGCTTGGGGCAACGCGGGCTCATCGTCGCGCCGCCACGCACCGGCAAGACGGTGCTCATGCAGAACCTGGCCAAGGGCATCCACGCCAACAACCCCCAGGCCGACCTCTACCTCCTCCTCGTCGACGAGCGGCCCGAGGAAGTGACCGATATGCGGCGCAACGTTCCCGGCACGGTCATCGCCTCCTCCAACGACAACGACACCCGACAGCACATCGACCTCTGCAGCCTCGCCTCCGATCGCTTCAAGCGGCTGGCGGAGACGGGGCGCGACGTCATCGTCCTTATGGACTCGCTGACGCGGCTCGGCAGGGCGTTCAACCGCGGCACCAACAGCGGCAAGCTCATGTCCGGCGGCATCGATGCACGGGCACTCGAAATCCCGAAGAAGATCTTCGGTGCCGCCCGCAAGATCGAAGGCGGCGGCAGCCTCACCATCATCGCCACGGCCCTCGTCCAGACCAACAGCCGGATGGATGACGTGATCTTCGAGGAGTTCAAGGGGACGGGCAACATGGAGATCACCCTCGACCGAAAGGCCGCCAACGACCGGGTCTTCCCGGCGATCTGGCTGGCCAACAGTGCGACGCGGAAGGAAGAGAACCTGATCGCACCGCACCACATGCCCGCGATCATCAACATCCGCAAACACCTCGCCGCCATGCCGCCGATCCCGGCGCTCAAGACGCTCATCCAGGCCGTCGGGCAGCACCCGACCAACGAGAGCTTCCTG
- a CDS encoding GatB/YqeY domain-containing protein: MSESADDLLTRLQTDMKAAMKAGEKEKLAVIRMLLSEARTADLQNPPSTPEKLVAAYGKRLSKSRDEYQKLGDDAQVQQLDAELEIVGTYLPKQADSGETVALVNAFLAEHPEFGPSDIGRATGMFMKSSGGAVDAKAANGRIREVLSQK, translated from the coding sequence ATGAGTGAATCTGCCGACGACTTGCTGACACGCCTCCAGACCGACATGAAGGCTGCGATGAAGGCCGGGGAGAAGGAGAAGCTGGCGGTGATCCGCATGCTCCTCTCCGAAGCCCGGACGGCCGACCTGCAGAACCCGCCCTCGACGCCCGAGAAGCTCGTCGCCGCCTACGGCAAGCGGCTGTCCAAGAGCCGCGACGAGTACCAGAAGCTCGGCGACGACGCCCAGGTGCAGCAGCTCGACGCGGAGCTTGAGATCGTCGGCACCTATCTGCCCAAGCAGGCGGACTCTGGCGAGACGGTCGCGTTGGTCAACGCGTTTCTTGCCGAGCACCCGGAATTCGGTCCGAGTGACATCGGGCGTGCGACGGGCATGTTCATGAAGTCGTCGGGCGGCGCGGTCGATGCGAAAGCTGCCAACGGACGGATTCGTGAGGTCTTGTCACAGAAGTAA
- a CDS encoding menaquinone biosynthesis protein has protein sequence MHRVASVAYVNAKPLIHGLADDGSVQLDLAVPSRLLSKMKLGGFDVALLPTIDLQRWHNFAILPVGGIGCDGETLTVRLFSRRPLEQIRHLAVDGDSHTSVALSRIVLEKLFGIVPERRKLAEATGEDDEALLLIGDKVVCEEPAGYDHQLDLGLAWKRLTGLPFVFAVWTQFEHVDLGDLPSRLVTCREEGLQPAVLDAIVRDHAVPRGWPAGLAMRYFTEFLRYEIGPRQLEAIRLFHALAHEVGALSEPPRDVLVAPTTTTQTPEAVG, from the coding sequence GTGCACCGCGTTGCCAGCGTCGCCTACGTCAACGCCAAGCCGCTCATCCACGGATTGGCGGATGACGGGAGCGTGCAGCTGGATCTCGCGGTGCCAAGCCGGCTGCTTTCGAAGATGAAGCTCGGCGGCTTCGACGTCGCGTTGCTGCCGACGATTGACCTGCAGCGATGGCACAACTTTGCGATTCTGCCCGTCGGCGGGATCGGCTGCGACGGCGAGACGCTCACCGTCCGCCTCTTCTCACGCAGGCCGCTGGAGCAGATTCGACATCTGGCCGTCGACGGCGACTCGCACACGAGCGTGGCGTTGTCGCGGATCGTCCTCGAAAAGTTGTTCGGCATCGTGCCCGAACGCCGCAAGCTCGCCGAGGCGACGGGCGAGGACGACGAGGCCTTGCTGCTCATCGGCGACAAGGTCGTCTGCGAAGAGCCGGCGGGGTACGACCACCAGCTCGACCTCGGGCTGGCGTGGAAGCGGCTGACGGGACTGCCGTTCGTGTTCGCGGTGTGGACGCAGTTCGAGCACGTGGATCTGGGCGACCTGCCGAGTCGGCTTGTGACGTGTCGCGAGGAAGGACTGCAGCCCGCGGTGCTCGACGCGATCGTCCGAGATCATGCTGTCCCGCGTGGCTGGCCCGCGGGACTCGCGATGCGGTACTTCACCGAGTTCCTGCGCTACGAGATCGGACCTCGTCAGCTTGAAGCGATCCGGCTCTTTCACGCCCTCGCACACGAAGTCGGCGCGCTCTCCGAACCCCCACGCGACGTCCTCGTCGCACCCACCACGACGACCCAAACCCCCGAAGCCGTGGGGTGA
- a CDS encoding AraC family transcriptional regulator, producing the protein MVPNSDSLVDASHAGTIVYNVTFERISNVVRFSDATLSTTLPRGGLQITQPRQTDLQRMRAYSRQEHGRDPVAWQALTLGVPVRLSDVRGTAEPGDVHRGNDLATSATGQPLGPVADAFAESFLKPNGLAHYAAIPLDGPILAGYRGLLHLYRTREIGEFSIDELLQLLKVAADFDEAHARQQEIDRFKHDNHPLAHHLVHRQFAIVRGRRIVSPRDKDDVLDDVLRHNLLDIVDDRLNVFETEAPPPSDEPADPRLKPKAAGSNADRLLVPDRLGDCWVFRLTMFPRYPAITGVLDRDEPVAFASHQPDCEAWSSLRPSDFAADDEIGRLIPAMQFMQENYAGDASLQRIAKTVHLSPFHFHRRFTDLLGITPKHYLFDCQIAESKRQLAARTKDLKQIAADCGFAHQSHFTSRFKQATGLTPTQWRRLATEPDIDNDAKSH; encoded by the coding sequence ATGGTTCCCAACAGTGACAGTCTGGTCGACGCAAGCCACGCAGGCACGATCGTCTACAACGTCACCTTCGAGCGCATCTCGAACGTCGTCCGATTCAGCGACGCCACACTCTCGACCACGCTGCCTCGCGGCGGACTGCAAATCACGCAGCCCCGGCAGACCGACCTCCAACGCATGCGGGCTTACAGCCGGCAAGAGCACGGCCGCGATCCGGTCGCGTGGCAGGCGCTCACGCTCGGCGTGCCGGTGCGGCTCAGCGACGTCCGCGGAACCGCAGAGCCCGGCGACGTCCATCGCGGCAACGACCTCGCGACCTCGGCGACAGGCCAACCGCTCGGACCGGTCGCCGACGCGTTTGCCGAGTCGTTCCTGAAGCCCAACGGCCTGGCGCACTACGCGGCCATTCCGCTCGACGGGCCGATTCTCGCAGGATATCGCGGGCTGTTGCACCTCTACCGCACCCGGGAGATCGGCGAATTCTCCATCGACGAGCTGCTTCAACTGCTGAAAGTCGCTGCCGACTTCGACGAGGCGCACGCACGTCAGCAGGAGATCGATCGGTTCAAGCACGACAATCATCCGCTGGCCCATCACCTCGTCCACCGGCAGTTCGCGATCGTCCGCGGCCGGCGCATCGTCTCGCCGCGGGACAAGGACGACGTGCTCGACGACGTGCTCCGGCACAATCTGCTCGACATCGTCGACGATCGACTGAACGTGTTCGAGACCGAAGCACCGCCACCTTCCGACGAGCCCGCCGACCCGCGTCTGAAGCCCAAGGCCGCCGGGAGCAACGCGGATCGCCTGCTCGTGCCCGATCGCCTGGGCGATTGCTGGGTGTTTCGACTGACGATGTTCCCCCGCTATCCCGCGATCACCGGCGTGCTCGATCGCGACGAGCCGGTGGCGTTTGCGAGCCATCAGCCCGACTGCGAGGCCTGGAGCAGCCTTCGGCCAAGCGACTTCGCCGCCGATGACGAGATCGGCCGGCTGATCCCGGCGATGCAGTTCATGCAGGAGAACTACGCCGGCGACGCGAGCCTGCAGCGGATCGCCAAGACGGTCCACCTCTCGCCGTTCCACTTCCATCGGCGGTTCACGGACCTTCTGGGCATCACGCCCAAGCACTATCTGTTCGACTGCCAGATCGCCGAGTCCAAGCGGCAACTCGCCGCCCGGACGAAGGACCTCAAGCAGATCGCGGCCGACTGCGGGTTTGCCCACCAGTCGCACTTCACCAGCCGCTTCAAGCAGGCGACAGGACTCACGCCCACGCAGTGGCGACGCCTCGCGACCGAGCCCGACATCGACAACGACGCCAAGAGCCACTGA